In Tachysurus fulvidraco isolate hzauxx_2018 chromosome 1, HZAU_PFXX_2.0, whole genome shotgun sequence, a single window of DNA contains:
- the myadma gene encoding myeloid-associated differentiation marker homolog, translated as MPLFVLQTSRVMWARLVALAFTCVAFSVAAHGAGLSGGMFDWCMFCWVFSFIGTLLVLIVELLNLQTRAPVSWTNFPITMACYAGLLCLSASIIFPLYFLRSNYTYNSDIRDYRIVSTVFSCLATVAYLVEVSLTRARPGEVAAYMSTVPGLLKVCETFVASVIFVFISNPVSYNQHPALKWCMAVYCICFIISAGIVVMCVGECTGFLPFPFARFLSAYALLAVAMYLSATIIWPVFKFDNRHSGHSQRPDFCSVGIDICYWDKLVIIAVLTGINFLIYVADLVYSARLVFVRA; from the coding sequence ATGCCCTTGTTTGTGCTGCAGACTTCACGGGTAATGTGGGCCCGTCTGGTCGCTCTGGCGTTCACATGTGTGGCGTTCAGCGTGGCCGCTCACGGCGCAGGTCTATCTGGCGGCATGTTCGACTGGTGCATGTTCTGCTGGGTGTTCAGCTTCATCGGCACGCTGTTGGTACTAATTGTGGAGCTCCTGAACCTCCAGACACGTGCACCTGTCTCGTGGACCAACTTTCCCATCACGATGGCATGCTACGCCGGTCTTTTGTGCCTCTCCGCTTCCATCATTTTCCCACTGTACTTCCTCAGGAGCAATTATACCTATAACTCTGATATACGTGACTACAGGATCGTAAGTACCGTTTTCTCTTGCCTGGCCACAGTGGCATACCTAGTGGAAGTGAGCCTGACGCGGGCCCGTCCTGGTGAAGTGGCCGCCTACATGTCGACAGTGCCAGGCCTCCTGAAGGTCTGCGAGACATTCGTTGCCAGCGTAATTTTTGTGTTTATCAGTAATCCTGTGTCGTATAATCAACATCCAGCACTGAAGTGGTGCATGGCTGTGTACTGTATTTGCTTTATCATATCCGCTGGCATCGTGGTGATGTGCGTTGGAGAATGTACCGGCTTCCTTCCATTCCCATTTGCCCGTTTCCTCTCTGCTTATGCCCTATTGGCTGTTGCGATGTACCTCAGTGCTACCATTATCTGGCCTGTGTTTAAGTTCGACAATCGGCACAGCGGACATTCTCAGAGACCTGATTTTTGCAGTGTAGGTATAGATATCTGCTATTGGGACAAACTGGTCATCATAGCCGTTCTGACAGGCATTAACTTCCTGATCTATGTGGCAGATCTGGTGTACTCCGCACGACTCGTGTTTGTCCGTGCTTGA